The window GCAGCAAAGTACACTTTGAATTGGCCGCTGACGATGAGCACATGCGCAATTCTCTCGTTTGCAGCCAGCGCTGCAGCCACATTGTTGATTTCTCCGGGGTAAACCTTCAATAATACCTGTGCCTGTACAGCAGATCTTTCAGGTATGACCAGAATGGTGAAAGCAATGATGTTATCATTGACAAGTCCGGTAAGCTTTCGGCTTATAACCTTCCTGCTCAATCCAAGCTTTCTGCTCAAATTCATATTAGTCTCTCTGGGATTCAACTTCAACGCATCTATCAATCTGGTTTCCGATTCGTCAAGGTCACGATGTCTTGACAGCCCAGCCAGGCCAACGCTGCCATCATTATGCGCCCATGTTCTTTTCACCACCTTCAGGACCATCAGCTCTTCAATAGTTGCAAGGCCCGGAACCTTGCTCAATTCGCCGTCAAAGAAACCAAGCATTTCTTCGATATCATGGAAAACCGCAAATAATGTCATGTCAAAGCAACCCGTGGCGATATTGATAGTCTGAACACAGGCTAATGGTTTTAAATATTCGACCGCGGCATCGCAAGTGCCTGGACGACGGATATTCAACCCAAAAAATGCCCTGGTCTGGAATTTCATAGCTACCGGATTCAGCACAGGGATTATTTTGATCATTTTTTCATCAAGAAGCCTTTGAAGCCTTACCTGAACAGTTGTTGAAGTTACACCCAGCTTCTTGGCAATCCGGCGATTGCTTTGTCTGGAGTTAGCTTCAAGTTCCTTTATCAGCATCAGGTCAAGC is drawn from Pseudomonadota bacterium and contains these coding sequences:
- a CDS encoding Lrp/AsnC family transcriptional regulator, with product MVEKKKTSKYQVDELDLMLIKELEANSRQSNRRIAKKLGVTSTTVQVRLQRLLDEKMIKIIPVLNPVAMKFQTRAFFGLNIRRPGTCDAAVEYLKPLACVQTINIATGCFDMTLFAVFHDIEEMLGFFDGELSKVPGLATIEELMVLKVVKRTWAHNDGSVGLAGLSRHRDLDESETRLIDALKLNPRETNMNLSRKLGLSRKVISRKLTGLVNDNIIAFTILVIPERSAVQAQVLLKVYPGEINNVAAALAANERIAHVLIVSGQFKVYFAAVFRNLEECASFINEETRKIPGIISHKTAVSVAVLKQSVLLG